In Geotalea uraniireducens, one genomic interval encodes:
- a CDS encoding GNAT family N-acetyltransferase has protein sequence MSGTARLPMTAANPPTSISLRPVTDDDREFLFRLYASTRAEEKSLVGWPDEPWESFLRMQFQLQHAQYMQSYLNPSFDIILADGIPAGRFYVDRRDTEYRLIDIALLPDFRQRGIGGNLLNALLREAGRHGLPVSLHVEKNNPILEYYQRVGFRVEEDKGVYLFMVRRPAVAGEQA, from the coding sequence ATGTCTGGCACAGCGAGGCTGCCGATGACCGCAGCCAATCCCCCGACCTCGATCTCGCTCCGCCCCGTTACCGATGACGACCGGGAGTTTCTCTTCCGGCTCTACGCCTCGACCCGCGCCGAAGAAAAGTCGCTTGTCGGCTGGCCGGACGAGCCGTGGGAAAGCTTCCTGCGGATGCAGTTCCAGTTGCAGCACGCCCAGTACATGCAGAGCTACCTGAATCCCTCCTTCGACATCATCCTGGCGGACGGTATCCCGGCGGGCAGATTCTACGTGGATCGGCGGGATACGGAATACCGGCTGATCGATATCGCACTGTTGCCGGATTTCAGGCAACGCGGCATCGGCGGCAATCTCCTGAACGCACTGCTGCGGGAAGCCGGGCGGCATGGCCTGCCGGTCAGCCTGCATGTGGAGAAGAACAACCCGATTCTCGAGTATTACCAGCGGGTCGGCTTCCGGGTTGAGGAAGACAAGGGGGTCTACCTCTTCATGGTCCGCCGGCCGGCGGTCGCGGGGGAGCAAGCCTGA
- a CDS encoding phage tail protein — MSDCFIGEIRMFAGNYAPVNWALCDGRTLRVNDYQPLFALIGVTYGGDGVTTFNLPDLRGRVPLHKGQAPNLTARPLGSSFGTELVSLQVANIPNHTHAISVGGDATTTAPADNYPANSAAFSLYSDATSDAPMSGVAVEPSAGAAFPHDNVMPALSVNFIIALAGEYPQQS; from the coding sequence ATGAGCGATTGTTTTATCGGAGAAATCAGGATGTTCGCCGGGAATTACGCGCCGGTGAACTGGGCGCTGTGCGATGGTCGCACCCTGAGGGTGAATGATTATCAGCCGCTTTTTGCCCTGATCGGCGTCACCTATGGCGGGGATGGCGTCACCACCTTCAACCTGCCGGACCTCCGGGGCCGGGTGCCGCTCCACAAGGGACAGGCGCCAAACCTGACTGCCAGGCCGCTCGGCAGCTCGTTCGGCACGGAGCTGGTGTCGTTGCAGGTCGCCAACATCCCGAACCATACCCATGCCATCAGCGTTGGCGGGGATGCCACCACCACGGCCCCGGCCGACAACTACCCGGCGAACAGTGCCGCCTTCAGCCTTTACTCCGACGCCACCTCCGACGCCCCCATGAGCGGGGTTGCCGTGGAGCCGTCTGCGGGTGCCGCTTTCCCCCATGACAACGTCATGCCGGCCCTGAGTGTCAATTTCATTATTGCGCTGGCCGGCGAATATCCCCAACAGTCCTAG
- a CDS encoding glutaredoxin domain-containing protein: MKLSISVLLMILLVAGSCGAEMYRWVGDDGSVTFKDTPPPAAKKRKKTKVYSDADFAPAPSPAAATGAARPAPQRSAPAAPQSKRFTGTIEMYVTDWCPTCKMAKQYIAAKNYPVAIYDIEKDQSANARFRELGGHGVPLILVGSKRMSGFSAQLLEQYLGNE, from the coding sequence ATGAAGCTTAGCATTTCAGTATTGCTGATGATTCTGCTGGTCGCCGGTTCGTGCGGGGCCGAAATGTACCGCTGGGTCGGCGATGACGGTTCGGTGACCTTCAAGGACACGCCGCCGCCGGCCGCGAAGAAGCGCAAAAAGACGAAGGTTTACTCCGATGCCGATTTCGCGCCGGCTCCCTCTCCGGCTGCCGCCACGGGGGCTGCGCGCCCGGCACCGCAGCGCTCCGCCCCGGCCGCTCCGCAGTCGAAGCGTTTCACCGGGACCATCGAAATGTACGTGACCGACTGGTGCCCCACCTGCAAAATGGCCAAGCAGTACATTGCCGCCAAAAACTACCCGGTTGCCATCTACGATATCGAAAAGGACCAGAGCGCCAACGCCCGCTTCCGCGAACTGGGCGGACACGGCGTCCCGCTGATCCTGGTCGGCTCCAAGCGGATGTCCGGCTTCTCGGCCCAGCTGCTCGAACAGTACCTGGGGAACGAGTGA
- a CDS encoding DUF6916 family protein, translating to MAGFRKEDFEPHIATAFEVAPVDMAPVTVELVEVSATSSAMLEGFSLVFKGSPASVFRHNTHTVRHPVMGEMALFLGPIHTGHTDAVYYQAVFSAPRER from the coding sequence ATGGCAGGTTTCAGGAAAGAGGATTTCGAGCCGCATATCGCGACCGCCTTCGAGGTGGCGCCGGTCGACATGGCGCCGGTAACCGTGGAACTGGTGGAGGTCAGTGCGACAAGCTCCGCCATGCTGGAAGGATTTTCGCTCGTGTTCAAGGGGAGCCCGGCATCCGTATTCCGGCACAATACCCACACGGTGCGGCACCCCGTCATGGGCGAGATGGCGTTGTTCCTCGGCCCGATCCATACCGGGCATACGGATGCGGTCTATTATCAGGCAGTTTTCAGCGCACCGCGGGAGCGATGA
- a CDS encoding phage tail protein, whose amino-acid sequence MSDPFYGEIRAFAFTYAPYGWATCDGQLMQVQQNPALFSILGTTYGGDGRATFGLPNLMGRAPMGCGAGKGLTPRDWGDVVGESSVTLMENDFPPHSHTLNAVAANADQTAVASHYLAAGGNPGKKFAAVNTYQSPAAPDVRLAADAVQLAGSAPGPIPHNNMQPYLPVLLCIALTGVWPQHP is encoded by the coding sequence ATGTCCGACCCATTTTACGGAGAAATACGAGCCTTTGCCTTCACCTACGCCCCTTACGGCTGGGCCACCTGCGACGGCCAACTGATGCAGGTTCAACAGAACCCGGCGCTGTTCAGCATTCTCGGCACAACCTATGGCGGCGACGGCCGGGCGACCTTCGGCCTGCCGAATCTGATGGGACGAGCACCCATGGGGTGCGGTGCCGGGAAGGGACTGACCCCCCGCGACTGGGGTGATGTCGTTGGCGAGTCCTCGGTGACGTTGATGGAGAACGATTTCCCGCCCCACAGCCACACGCTGAATGCCGTTGCGGCCAATGCGGACCAGACAGCCGTGGCGAGTCATTATCTGGCGGCGGGAGGGAATCCGGGGAAAAAATTCGCGGCGGTGAACACCTATCAATCGCCGGCGGCGCCCGATGTCCGTCTGGCCGCCGACGCGGTGCAACTGGCGGGCAGTGCCCCGGGTCCGATTCCCCACAATAATATGCAGCCGTATCTGCCGGTATTGCTCTGTATCGCGCTGACCGGCGTCTGGCCCCAGCATCCGTAA
- a CDS encoding DUF4347 domain-containing protein, which translates to MSMLRTKLYLLMTVALVSLFFLLGPVAASAGEHSIVFIDAGVPDAQLLAEGVRPGTEVVRLSAGGDGVEQMAAFLAGKSDLDAVHVISHGASGVLRLGALTLTSRNLQNHAADLATIGNALKRDGDILLYGCNVARGAAGRQFIAAIAHATGAVVAASTDPTGAASLGGNWDLEASTGTVTVAHLSFGEGYRALLDVAYDLTRFGTINSSGTSVSDSYFTFTGHELNGDNSNIINVDSYGVYLDINGTNTSTQGTIDITPVVGGGVFTIKSVTVGVYPGPSYSYTFSIRLDNNATPVATFTVNSSSYDSIDANGNYSKTFTLTPTSVSAVHVDITQGSSGGGVGNSTSLTGFVVADYPALPPTPAVTGISPTSGPTAGGTSVIITGTGLSGASAVKFGANNATSYTVDSASQITATAPAGTAGTVDVTVTTAGGTSATTASDQFTYLAPPTVTTGAASGITAGGATLNGTVNANGVSSTVTFDYGTTVSYGSSVTAAQSPVTGAVATAVSAAVSGLTCNTAYHFRAKAVSSGGTVTGSDQTFTTGACNVAPTFVGATTALTVNQNAPATDITGLLHVSDTDSGQTETWSQSAPPSHGALSFVGATASSGATDIAPGGTITYTPAAGYAGSDSFTVQVSDGAATATRTITVTVLAPPTVTDANIGISGATGTGGAYRIGDTVTATWNNTAGGDNNAGISGVTVDFSQFGGGAAVAATNSGGSWTATYTLVAGAIDASNRNVSVTATNSAGSTTTADTTNAIVDTIAPTVTVANISINGATGTGGAYRIGDTVTATWNNTAGGDNNSDTISSVTVDFSQFGGGSAVAATNSAGSWTATYTLVAGAIDATNRNVSVTASDNAGNSTTTAATSNATVDTIAPTVTDARISISGATGSGGAYRIGDTVTATWNDTASGDNNSDTISGVTVDFSQFGGGSAVAATNSAGSWTASYTLVAGAIDGPNKNVAVTATDNAGNSTTTADTSNATVDTIAPTVTAANISISGATGTGGAFKIGDTVTATWNNTAGGDNNSDTISSVTVDFSQFGGGSAVAATNSAGSWTATYALVAGAIDATNRNVSVTASDNAGNSTTTADTSNATVDTIAPTVTAAHIGISGATGSGGTFKIGDTVIATWDNTAGGDNNADISGVTVDFSQFGGGAAVAATNSGGSWSATYVIAAGALNSATNRNVAVTASDNAGNTTTAAGSSNATVDNVSPTVTTVTVPANGSYTAGQNLDFTVSFSENVTVTGTDSTLGLTVGATPRTAAYLAKTATGITYRYTVQSGDLDSDGIAVGALALNTGTITDVAGNSADLTLHGVGATTGVLVDSLIPIATAATAVTASGFSATWGAVTGAGGYYLDVATDSGFTSPVAGYTNKDVGNVTTAAVSGLAATTTYYYRVRAYNGSGTSGSSNIISQLTAPAAPTASAASAVTFSGFTANWNSASGASGYKLDVATDSGFTSPVAGYANKDVGNVTTAAVSGLTANTPYYYRVRAYNSGGTGADSNTVAVTTATTRVVTTTNDSGAGSLRQAILDANPGDAVTFAGGLNGQTITLVSSLTIDKDLTISGPGAGQLTLSGGNAVQLFQVAAGTSFTLEKLTLADGSAVTGGALSDNATATTAISGCVFSGNSATATGGAISAAGTITVSDTLFRNNSAASGGAIATGATLSLTNVTISDNSATAQGGGIANSGGAATLVNVTVANNNATTLGGGIAVAGGTLAIKNSIVAGNSAATGPDIAGTVTSQGYNLIQDSAGATITGDSTGNLTGQDPLLGTLADNGGPTMTMALLNNSPAIDAGDCTGAPTADQRGLSRPQNGSCDMGAYERGLPASLTATGGSGQLAPPTVAFAAPLTAAVADALGGPLDGVTVTFTGPASGASIAANGSATSDAAGSAAYGVAANGTPGSYTVTASVASLTATYTLTNGTLDQSITFTPPATATYGDAPLALSATATSGLPVSFSLTSGPASLSGNLLTITGAGSIVVTATQAGNATYSAAPAVQRTIVVGKAGQTISFGTAPSVVVNGSGTVSATATSGLAVAFTSTTPAVCTVSGTTVSGLTAGTCTVAANQPGSVNYNPALQVTQSITVGKGSQTISFGAAPTLTVNGSGTVSATATSGLAVAFTSTTPAVCTVSGTTVSGLTAGTCTIAADQAGNSNYNPAPQATQSITVGKGSQTISFGAAPSVVVNGTATVSATATSGLTVGFTSTTPAVCSVTGTTVSGLTAGTCTIAANQPGDSNYTAAPPATQSISIGKGSQTISFGSTPSLTVGGTATVSATATSGLTVAFSSTTPTVCTVSGTTVTGKALGTCTIAANQAGDANYSSAPQVTQSITVVYGTTPPTTTLSTLSNNAVTTVTTQNVSGIARDPAGIRSVTVNGVAVTVNADGSFSYPVQLVAGANTVTVVVTNNAGVSSTTSRTITLDATAPQLTVATPDDNAVTYQQNIAVSGSISPLDATTVVSWSVNGATPQLAALTASGYAFTATLQNGQNTILITATNGAGQTVEIKRTVTLATAFSLAVSDPAADIRTVLGSYTLAGTVADNTTPVAVTVSVNGQSYTPAVVNGSFQQPLTFSEAKVYQVAVTGVDQNNTSVTVQRNIIYTLPTATDTAKLTVVDALQALRMTVGIIQPDTSQLTRLDVAPMVNGISVGDGKVDISDVIVILRMAIGAIH; encoded by the coding sequence ATGTCGATGCTGCGCACTAAACTTTATTTGCTCATGACCGTAGCTTTGGTCAGCCTGTTTTTCCTACTCGGGCCCGTAGCGGCTTCGGCAGGGGAGCATTCGATCGTTTTCATCGACGCCGGCGTGCCCGATGCGCAGCTGCTGGCAGAGGGCGTCCGGCCGGGCACGGAGGTGGTCCGCCTCTCCGCCGGCGGCGATGGGGTGGAGCAGATGGCGGCGTTCCTGGCAGGAAAGAGCGACCTCGATGCCGTCCATGTCATCTCCCACGGTGCCAGCGGGGTGCTCCGCCTGGGGGCGCTGACGCTGACGTCGCGGAACCTGCAAAACCACGCCGCCGACCTGGCGACAATCGGCAATGCCCTGAAACGGGACGGCGATATCCTGCTCTACGGCTGCAATGTCGCCAGGGGGGCGGCGGGGCGGCAATTCATAGCCGCCATCGCGCACGCCACCGGGGCCGTCGTTGCCGCTTCAACGGACCCTACCGGCGCGGCAAGCCTGGGCGGGAACTGGGACCTGGAAGCCAGCACCGGCACGGTTACCGTCGCACACCTGTCGTTCGGGGAGGGCTACCGCGCCCTTCTCGATGTTGCCTACGATTTGACACGCTTTGGCACGATCAACTCTTCCGGGACAAGCGTGTCGGATAGTTACTTCACCTTTACCGGGCATGAACTGAACGGCGACAACAGCAATATCATCAATGTCGATTCGTACGGCGTTTACCTGGACATAAACGGTACCAATACCTCGACGCAGGGCACGATCGATATCACGCCGGTCGTCGGCGGGGGTGTTTTTACCATAAAGTCCGTGACGGTCGGTGTGTATCCTGGTCCCAGCTATAGCTATACCTTCTCGATCAGGCTGGACAATAATGCCACTCCCGTCGCAACGTTTACGGTCAACTCTTCAAGCTACGATTCCATCGACGCCAACGGCAACTATTCGAAGACCTTCACGCTCACGCCGACCTCGGTCAGTGCCGTTCATGTCGATATTACCCAAGGGTCCAGTGGTGGCGGCGTCGGCAATAGCACGTCGCTGACGGGATTTGTCGTCGCCGATTATCCTGCCCTGCCACCAACGCCGGCCGTTACCGGCATAAGTCCGACCAGCGGCCCAACCGCCGGCGGTACCAGCGTCATCATCACCGGCACCGGCCTTTCCGGGGCCTCCGCCGTCAAGTTCGGGGCCAATAACGCTACCAGCTATACCGTCGATTCGGCGAGCCAGATCACTGCCACGGCGCCGGCCGGCACGGCCGGGACGGTGGATGTCACCGTCACCACTGCGGGCGGGACCAGTGCCACCACTGCCAGTGACCAGTTTACCTATCTTGCACCGCCCACCGTTACCACCGGGGCGGCAAGCGGCATCACCGCCGGCGGCGCCACCCTGAACGGGACGGTCAATGCCAACGGCGTCAGCAGCACGGTTACCTTCGACTACGGGACGACTGTCAGCTACGGCAGCTCGGTCACGGCGGCGCAGAGTCCGGTGACCGGCGCTGTCGCCACCGCGGTGTCGGCCGCCGTTTCCGGCCTGACCTGCAACACCGCCTATCACTTCCGGGCCAAGGCGGTAAGCAGCGGCGGCACCGTCACCGGCAGCGACCAGACCTTTACCACCGGGGCCTGTAACGTCGCTCCGACCTTCGTCGGCGCGACGACGGCGCTGACGGTGAACCAGAACGCTCCCGCCACGGATATCACGGGGCTGCTGCACGTCAGCGATACCGATTCGGGCCAGACGGAGACCTGGAGTCAGAGCGCGCCGCCGAGCCACGGCGCCTTGAGCTTCGTCGGTGCAACGGCCTCGTCCGGCGCTACCGACATCGCCCCCGGCGGCACCATCACCTACACCCCGGCGGCGGGATATGCCGGGAGCGACAGCTTTACCGTCCAGGTGAGCGACGGCGCGGCCACCGCCACCCGGACAATCACCGTCACGGTTCTCGCCCCTCCTACGGTGACCGATGCCAATATCGGCATCAGCGGCGCCACGGGGACCGGCGGCGCCTACCGGATCGGCGACACCGTCACCGCCACCTGGAACAACACCGCCGGCGGTGACAACAATGCCGGCATCAGCGGCGTGACGGTGGACTTCAGCCAGTTCGGCGGCGGTGCTGCCGTGGCGGCGACGAACAGCGGCGGCAGCTGGACCGCTACCTACACCCTGGTCGCCGGCGCCATCGACGCCAGCAACCGCAATGTCTCGGTTACCGCCACCAACAGTGCCGGCAGCACCACCACCGCCGACACCACTAACGCCATCGTCGACACCATCGCGCCAACGGTCACCGTTGCCAATATCAGCATCAACGGTGCCACCGGCACCGGCGGCGCCTACCGGATTGGCGACACCGTCACCGCCACCTGGAACAACACCGCCGGCGGCGACAACAACAGCGACACCATCAGTAGCGTCACTGTCGATTTCAGCCAGTTTGGCGGCGGCTCCGCCGTGGCGGCGACGAACAGCGCCGGCAGCTGGACCGCCACCTACACCCTGGTCGCCGGGGCCATCGATGCCACCAACCGCAATGTCTCGGTTACCGCCAGCGACAATGCCGGCAACAGCACTACCACCGCCGCCACCAGTAACGCCACCGTCGATACCATCGCGCCGACGGTCACCGACGCCCGCATCAGTATCAGCGGTGCCACCGGCAGCGGCGGCGCCTACCGGATCGGTGATACCGTCACCGCCACCTGGAACGACACCGCCAGCGGCGACAACAACAGCGACACCATCAGCGGCGTGACGGTGGACTTCAGCCAGTTCGGCGGCGGCTCCGCCGTGGCGGCGACGAACAGCGCCGGCAGCTGGACCGCCAGCTATACCCTCGTTGCCGGGGCCATCGATGGCCCGAACAAAAACGTCGCCGTTACCGCCACCGACAACGCCGGTAACAGCACAACCACCGCCGACACCAGCAACGCCACCGTCGACACCATCGCGCCGACGGTCACCGCTGCCAATATCAGCATCAGCGGTGCCACCGGCACCGGCGGCGCCTTCAAGATCGGCGACACCGTCACCGCCACCTGGAACAACACCGCCGGCGGCGACAACAACAGCGATACCATCAGTAGCGTCACCGTCGATTTCAGCCAGTTTGGCGGCGGCTCCGCCGTGGCGGCGACGAACAGCGCCGGCAGCTGGACCGCCACCTACGCCCTGGTCGCCGGGGCCATTGACGCCACCAACCGCAATGTCTCGGTTACCGCCAGCGACAATGCCGGCAACAGCACCACCACCGCCGACACCAGCAACGCCACCGTCGATACCATCGCGCCGACGGTCACAGCCGCCCACATCGGCATCAGCGGCGCCACCGGCAGCGGCGGTACCTTCAAGATCGGCGATACGGTCATCGCCACCTGGGACAACACCGCCGGCGGCGACAACAATGCCGACATCAGCGGCGTGACGGTGGACTTCAGCCAGTTCGGCGGCGGTGCCGCCGTAGCGGCGACGAACAGCGGCGGCAGTTGGAGTGCCACCTATGTCATCGCGGCCGGTGCCCTCAACAGCGCCACCAACCGCAACGTCGCCGTCACCGCCAGCGACAACGCCGGTAATACCACCACCGCCGCCGGCAGCAGCAACGCCACCGTCGACAACGTGTCCCCCACTGTCACCACGGTCACCGTCCCGGCCAACGGCAGCTATACCGCCGGCCAGAATCTGGACTTCACGGTCAGCTTCAGCGAGAACGTCACCGTCACCGGCACCGATTCCACCCTCGGGCTGACCGTCGGCGCTACCCCCCGGACGGCCGCCTACCTGGCGAAGACCGCCACCGGCATCACCTACCGCTACACGGTGCAAAGCGGCGATCTCGACAGCGACGGCATCGCCGTCGGCGCCCTGGCCCTCAACACCGGCACCATCACTGATGTCGCCGGCAACAGTGCCGACCTCACCCTCCATGGTGTCGGCGCCACCACCGGCGTGCTGGTCGACAGCCTGATCCCCATCGCCACCGCCGCCACCGCTGTTACCGCCAGCGGCTTCAGCGCCACCTGGGGAGCGGTAACCGGCGCCGGCGGCTACTACCTCGATGTGGCCACGGACAGCGGCTTCACCAGCCCGGTGGCCGGCTACACCAACAAAGACGTCGGCAACGTCACCACTGCCGCCGTCAGCGGCCTTGCCGCCACCACCACCTACTACTACCGGGTGCGGGCCTACAACGGCAGCGGCACCAGCGGCAGCTCCAACATCATCAGCCAGCTCACCGCCCCGGCTGCCCCGACGGCCAGCGCTGCCAGCGCCGTTACCTTCTCCGGTTTCACCGCCAATTGGAACAGTGCCAGCGGCGCCAGCGGCTATAAGCTGGATGTGGCCACGGACAGCGGCTTCACCAGCCCGGTGGCTGGCTACGCCAACAAAGATGTCGGCAACGTCACTACTGCCGCCGTCAGCGGCCTGACCGCCAATACTCCCTACTACTACCGGGTGCGGGCCTACAATAGCGGCGGCACCGGTGCCGACTCCAACACCGTTGCCGTCACCACCGCCACCACCCGTGTGGTCACCACTACCAATGACAGCGGCGCCGGTTCGCTCCGCCAGGCCATTCTCGACGCCAATCCCGGCGATGCCGTCACCTTTGCCGGCGGCCTGAACGGGCAGACCATCACCCTCGTCTCCAGCCTCACCATCGACAAGGACCTGACCATCAGCGGTCCCGGCGCCGGCCAGCTCACCCTCAGCGGCGGCAACGCCGTCCAGCTCTTCCAGGTTGCTGCCGGCACCAGCTTCACCCTGGAGAAACTGACCCTCGCCGACGGCAGCGCCGTCACCGGCGGGGCGCTCAGCGACAATGCCACCGCCACCACCGCCATCAGCGGCTGCGTCTTCAGCGGCAACAGCGCCACCGCCACCGGCGGGGCCATCAGCGCCGCGGGGACCATAACCGTCAGCGACACCCTGTTCCGCAATAACAGCGCGGCCAGCGGGGGGGCCATTGCCACCGGCGCCACCCTCAGCCTGACCAACGTCACCATCAGCGACAACAGCGCCACGGCCCAGGGCGGCGGCATCGCCAATAGCGGCGGGGCGGCCACCCTCGTCAACGTCACCGTTGCCAACAACAACGCCACGACCCTGGGCGGTGGCATCGCCGTCGCCGGCGGCACCCTTGCCATCAAAAACAGCATCGTCGCCGGCAACAGCGCCGCTACCGGTCCGGACATCGCCGGCACCGTCACGTCCCAGGGCTACAACCTGATCCAGGATTCCGCCGGCGCCACCATTACCGGCGACAGCACCGGCAACCTGACCGGCCAGGACCCGCTCCTCGGCACGCTGGCCGACAACGGCGGCCCGACCATGACCATGGCGCTGCTCAATAACTCCCCGGCCATCGACGCCGGCGACTGCACCGGCGCCCCGACCGCCGACCAGCGGGGGCTGAGCCGGCCGCAGAACGGCTCCTGCGATATGGGCGCCTACGAACGGGGGCTGCCGGCCAGTCTCACCGCCACCGGCGGTTCCGGCCAGCTGGCACCCCCCACCGTCGCCTTCGCCGCCCCGCTCACTGCTGCCGTTGCCGACGCCCTCGGCGGGCCGCTCGACGGCGTCACCGTCACCTTCACCGGCCCGGCCAGCGGCGCGAGCATCGCCGCCAACGGCAGCGCCACTAGCGATGCTGCCGGCAGCGCCGCCTACGGCGTCGCCGCCAACGGCACGCCGGGGAGCTACACCGTCACCGCCAGCGTTGCCAGCCTGACCGCCACCTACACCCTGACCAACGGCACGCTGGATCAGAGCATCACCTTCACCCCGCCGGCCACGGCCACCTACGGCGATGCCCCGCTCGCCCTCTCCGCCACCGCCACCTCCGGACTGCCGGTTTCCTTCAGCCTCACCAGCGGCCCGGCAAGCCTCTCCGGCAACCTCCTGACCATCACCGGTGCCGGCAGCATCGTCGTCACCGCCACCCAGGCGGGGAATGCCACCTACAGCGCCGCCCCCGCCGTCCAGCGGACCATCGTGGTCGGCAAGGCGGGCCAGACGATCAGCTTCGGCACCGCGCCGAGCGTGGTGGTCAACGGCAGCGGCACGGTCAGCGCCACGGCGACCTCCGGCCTGGCCGTCGCCTTCACCTCCACCACCCCGGCGGTCTGTACGGTGAGCGGCACCACCGTCAGCGGCCTCACGGCCGGGACTTGCACCGTCGCCGCCAACCAGCCGGGGAGTGTCAACTACAACCCGGCCCTCCAGGTAACCCAGAGCATCACCGTCGGCAAGGGGAGCCAGACGATCAGCTTCGGCGCCGCGCCGACCCTCACCGTCAATGGCAGCGGCACGGTCAGCGCCACGGCCACTTCCGGCCTGGCCGTGGCCTTCACCTCCACCACCCCGGCAGTCTGCACGGTGAGCGGCACCACCGTCAGCGGCCTCACTGCCGGGACCTGCACCATCGCCGCCGATCAAGCGGGGAACAGCAACTACAACCCGGCCCCCCAGGCCACCCAGAGCATCACCGTCGGCAAGGGGAGCCAGACGATCAGCTTCGGCGCCGCGCCGAGCGTCGTCGTCAACGGCACTGCCACCGTCAGCGCCACGGCCACTTCCGGCCTGACCGTCGGCTTCACCTCCACCACCCCGGCGGTCTGTAGCGTCACCGGCACCACCGTCAGCGGCCTCACCGCCGGGACCTGCACCATCGCCGCCAACCAGCCGGGGGATAGCAACTACACCGCCGCGCCCCCGGCCACCCAGAGCATCAGCATCGGCAAAGGGAGCCAGACGATCAGCTTCGGTAGCACACCGTCGCTCACCGTCGGCGGCACCGCCACCGTCAGCGCCACCGCCACTTCCGGCCTGACCGTGGCCTTTAGCAGTACTACCCCAACCGTCTGCACGGTGAGCGGCACCACCGTCACCGGCAAGGCGCTCGGCACGTGCACCATCGCCGCCAACCAGGCCGGCGACGCCAACTACAGCAGCGCGCCCCAGGTCACCCAGAGCATCACCGTCGTCTACGGCACCACGCCGCCGACCACCACGCTCTCGACCCTCTCCAACAACGCCGTCACCACCGTCACCACCCAGAACGTCAGCGGCATCGCCCGCGACCCGGCGGGCATCCGCTCGGTCACCGTCAACGGCGTCGCCGTCACCGTCAACGCCGACGGCAGCTTCAGCTATCCGGTGCAACTCGTGGCCGGGGCGAACACCGTTACCGTCGTCGTCACCAACAACGCCGGCGTCAGCAGCACCACCAGCCGGACCATCACCCTCGACGCGACGGCACCGCAGCTGACGGTTGCCACCCCCGACGACAACGCCGTCACCTACCAGCAGAACATCGCCGTCAGCGGCAGCATCAGCCCGCTCGACGCCACCACCGTCGTCAGCTGGTCGGTCAACGGCGCCACGCCGCAGCTGGCCGCGCTCACCGCCAGCGGCTACGCATTCACCGCCACCCTGCAGAACGGCCAGAACACCATCCTGATCACCGCCACGAACGGCGCCGGGCAGACCGTCGAAATCAAGCGGACCGTCACCCTGGCCACGGCCTTCTCCCTGGCGGTCAGCGACCCGGCCGCCGACATCCGGACCGTCCTCGGCAGCTACACCCTGGCCGGCACGGTCGCCGACAACACCACCCCGGTCGCCGTCACCGTCAGCGTCAACGGCCAGAGCTACACCCCGGCGGTAGTCAACGGCAGCTTCCAGCAGCCGCTGACCTTCAGCGAAGCCAAGGTCTACCAGGTAGCGGTCACCGGCGTCGACCAGAACAACACCAGCGTCACCGTGCAGCGGAACATCATCTACACCCTGCCGACGGCCACCGACACGGCGAAACTCACCGTCGTCGACGCCCTGCAGGCGCTGCGGATGACCGTCGGGATCATCCAGCCGGACACGAGCCAACTGACCCGGCTCGACGTCGCGCCGATGGTCAACGGCATCTCGGTCGGTGACGGCAAGGTCGACATCAGCGACGTCATCGTCATCCTGCGGATGGCCATCGGCGCGATTCACTAA
- a CDS encoding phage tail protein: MGDPYIGEIRLLAFNFAPRGWATCDGQQVQIQQNPALYSLLSTIYGGDGRTTFNLPDLRGRTMIHRSQTYPEGVTGGTETVALTAASQLPAHSHGLLASSAAGNSNAPGGNLLAAVADATNSKFAYATEKASPAAFLAPASLAPAGASAGHENMQPSLVVNYCIALTGVYPPRDW, encoded by the coding sequence ATGGGCGATCCGTATATCGGCGAAATACGCCTGCTCGCATTCAACTTTGCTCCGCGGGGGTGGGCGACGTGCGACGGCCAACAGGTGCAGATTCAACAGAACCCGGCGCTGTACAGCCTGTTAAGTACCATCTATGGCGGCGACGGCCGGACCACCTTCAACCTCCCCGACCTGCGGGGGCGGACGATGATCCATCGCAGCCAGACCTACCCGGAAGGGGTGACGGGGGGGACGGAAACCGTTGCCCTGACCGCCGCCTCCCAGCTGCCGGCCCATAGCCATGGCCTGCTCGCCAGCAGCGCCGCCGGCAATAGCAACGCTCCCGGCGGGAACCTGCTGGCGGCGGTGGCGGATGCTACCAACAGCAAGTTTGCCTACGCCACGGAGAAGGCGTCGCCGGCGGCTTTCCTGGCGCCCGCTTCGCTCGCTCCGGCCGGCGCTTCCGCGGGTCATGAAAATATGCAGCCCTCGTTGGTCGTCAACTACTGCATTGCGCTGACCGGAGTATATCCTCCCAGAGATTGGTGA